acttgctggacattttgtcaattcatgtccagtaaaagccagagctcatcagtaagcggtgggctactggtgagcgctactactcaggtctctccatctagatcctgtactactatgtcggtccatctacgctggaccggttcgggtgctacatgcagtgccttgatagactctggggctgagggttgtttcatggacgaagcatgggctcggaaacatgacattcctttcagacagttagacaagcctacgcccatgttcgccttagatggtaggcatcttcccagtatcagatttgagacactacctttaaccctcacagtatctggtaaccacagtgagactatttcttttttgatttttcgttcaccttttacacctgttgttttgggtcatccctggctagtatgtcataatccttctattaattggtctagtaattctatcctatcctggaacgtttcttgtcatgtgaagtgtttaatgtctgccatccctcccgtttcttctgtccccacttctcaggaggaacctggcgatttgacaggagtgccggaggaatatcatgatctgcgcacggtcttcagtcggtcctgagccaactcccttcctcctcaccggtcgtatgattgtagtattgatctccttccggggaccactcctcctcggggtagactatactctctgtcggctcccgaacgtaaggctctcgaggattatttgtctgtgtctcttgacgccggtaccatagtgccttcttcctctccggccggggcggggttttttgttaagaaaaaggacggtactctgcgcccctgcgtggattatcgagggctgaatgacataacggttaagaatcattatccgcttccccttatgtcatcagccttgagattctgcagggagccaggtgctttactaagttggaccttcgtaatgcttaccatctcgtgcgcatcagagagggggacgagtggaaaacggcgtttaacactccgttagggcattttgagtaccgggttctgccgtttggtctcgccaatgcgccagctgtttttcaggcattagttaatgatgttctgagagacatgctgaacatctttgtttttgtctaccttgacgatatcctgatttttcaccgtcactcgagattcatgttcagcacgttcgacgtgttctccagcgccttttagagaattgtctctacgtgaaggctgagaagtgctcttttcatgtctcctccgttacttttctcggttccgttatttccgctgaaggcattcagatggattccgctaaggtccaagctgtcagtgagtggcccgttccaaggtcacgtgtcgagttgcagcgctttctaggtttcgctaatttctatcggcgtttcattcgtaatttcggtcaagttgctgcccctctcacagctcttacttctgtcaagacgtgttttaagtggtccggttccgcccagggagcttttgatcttctaaaagaacgttttacgtccgctcctatcctcgttactcctgacgtcactagacaattcattgtcgaggttgacgcttcagaggtaggcgtgggagccattctatcccagcgcttccagtctgacgataaggttcatccttgcgcttatttttctcatcgcctgtcgccatctgaacgcaactatgatgtgggtaaccgcgaactgctcgccatccgcttagccctaggcgaatggcgacagtggttggagggggcgaccgttccttttgtcgtttggacagaccataagaaccttgagtacatccgttctgccaaacgacttaatgctcgtcaagctcgttgggcgttgtttttcgctcgtttcgaatttgtgatttcttaccgtccgggtagcaagaacaccaagcctgatgccttatcccgtctttttagttcttctgtggcttctactgatcccgaggggattcttccttatgggcgtgttgtcgggttgacagtctggggaattgaaagacaggttaagcaagcactcacgcacactgcgtcgccgcgcgcttgtcctagtaaccttcttttcgttcctgtttttactcgtctggctgttcttcagtgggctcactctgccaagttagctggtcaccccggcgttcgaggcactcttgcttctattcgccagcgcttttggtggccgactcaggagcgtgacacgcgccgtttcgtggctgcttgttcggactgcgcgcagactaagtcaggtaactctcctcctgccggtcgtctcagaccgcttcccattccttctcgaccatggtctcacatcgccctagacttcattaccggtctgcctttgtctgcggggaagactgtgattcttacggttgtcgataggttctctaaggcggcacatttcattcccctcgctaaacttccttccgctaaggagacggcacaaatcatcatcgagaatgtgttcagaattcatggcctcccgttagacgccgtttcagacagaggcctgcaattcacgtcacagttttggagggagttctgtcgtttgattggtgcgtccgtcagtctctcttccgggtttcatccccagtctaacggtcaagcagagagggccaatcagacgattggtcgcatactatgcagcctttctttcagaaaccctgcgtcttgggcagaacagctcccctgggcagaatacgctcacaactcgcttccttcgtctgctaccgggttatctctgtttcagagtagtctgggttaccagcctcctctgttctcatcccagcttgccgagtccagcgttccctccgctcaagcgtttgtccaacgttgtgagcgcacctggaggagggtgaggtctgcactttgccgttacagggcacagactgtgagccgccaataaacgtaggattaagagtccaaggtattgttgcggccagagagtgtggctttccactcgcaaccttcctcttatgacagcttcttgtaagttgactccgcggttcattggtccgttccgtgtctcccaggtcgtcaatcctgtcgctgtgcgattgcttcttccgcgacatcttcgtcgcgtccatcctgtcttccatgtctcctgtgtcaagccctttcttcgcacccccgttcgtcttcccccctcccgtccttgtcgagagcgcacctatttacaaggtacgtaggatcatggacatgcgttctcggggacggggtcaccaatacttagtggattgggagggttacggtcctgaggagaggagttgggttccgtctcgggacgtgctggaccgttcactgattgatgatttcctccgttgccgccatgattcctcctcgagtgcgccaggaggcgctcggtgagtggggggtactgtcatgttttgtcttatattgtcttgtcattttgcttttccttctgttcgttttcccctgctggtccttttaggttcgttccttttttctctctccctccctctctctcttctctctatcgttccgttcctgctcccagctgttcctattcccctaatcaatcacttagtctttccactcctgttccctatcttttcccctgattagagtccctattgctccccttgttttccgtttctgtcctgtcggatccttgtatattgttcaccgtgctgtgtctttgtatcgccctgtcgtgtcgtgtttccctcagatgctgcgtggtgagcaggtgtctgagtctgctacggtcaagtgccttcccgaggcaacctacagtttatgatcgagtctccagtctgttctcgtcattacgagtggaattgttttttatgctttatttaccgctccgttttgtctaggagtattgcatatttcctttactggattaaagactctgttttcgccaagtcgcttttgggtcctcattcacctgcataacatcatctctgtaccccacataaaATGATCTGTAacgtccctcagtcgagcagtgcatcTCCAacccagattcaaccacaaagacagggaggttttccaatgcctagcaaagaagggcacctattagtagatgggtaaaacaaataaaaatcagACAGttaatatccctttgagcgtGATGAAGTTATCAATTACACTTTGgacagtgtatcaatacacccagtcactacaaagatacaggcatccttcctaactcagtttccgAAGACGAAAGTAAACACCAAGGGATTTAGTTACATAGTTTAATGGCTTTGATGGGTGAAGGCtggggatggatcaacaacattgtagttactccacaatactaacccaaTTGTCAGAGTGAAAAGACAGAAGtctgtacaaaataaaaatattccaaaacatgcatcctgtttgcaaaaaaGGCATTAAAGTAAAACACCAAAAAAATGTGGCGAAGAAATGTACTTTATGGCCTGAATACAAAGTattatatttggggcaaatccaacacaaaatGTAAATGAGTACCACTCTTTATATTTGTCACACCTTGaccgtagagagctttttatgtctctaattttgggttggtcagggtgtgatttgggtgggtgttctttttctatgtgtttgtatttctttgttttggccgggtatggttctcaatcagggacagctgtctatctttgtctctgattgagaaccatacttaggtagcttttccccacagggtttttgtggttagttgttttctgttttgtgtctttctgcacctgacaggactgtttcggttttcgttcattctctttgttatttttgttatttcagtgttgatgaacacgtaccactctgcaccttggtcctctccttccaacagccgttacaatattttcaagcatggtggtggctgcatcatgttatgggtatttttgccatcggcaaggactagggagtttttttgataaaaataaattaaatacagctAACCACagtcaaaatcctagaggaaaacctggttcagtctgctttccaacagacaatgggagacaaattcacctttcagcaggacaaaaacctgaaacacaaggtcaaatatacactggagttgcttaccaagatgacgtTGAATACTCCTTGGTGGCCTAGTTGCAGACTTAAATCATCTTGAACATCTATGGCAGAACATGAAAATGCCTGttcagcaatgatcaacaaccaacttgacaaagcttgaagaatttaaaaaagaacAACGTGCaaagaaagctcttagagacttagagacccagaaagactcacagatgtAATCACTGTCAGaggggattctaacatgtattgacttaaGGGTGTGAgttcttatgtaaatgagatgtttctgtatttattttcaataaatttgccacaatttaaaaaatatatgttttcactttattatggggtattgtgtgtagatgggtgagagagaaaaatatatttaatcagtttagtattcaggctgtaacacaacaaaatgtggagttagtcaaggggaatgaatactttctgaaggccctgtatctgTCTTTCCTACAGCTTcattcctctgttctcctttgCTCATAATCCCTTGCTTCCATAACCCTGTCATtccgctgcctctctctcttgctttccccATTggcccagtatctctctctctctttttcactttCAAGTCTCCAGTCCTATCTTCTCCTGCTTTTCCTCCCCCACTCTCATGTTGTACTTACTATACAACCCCTGTTGTCCcctattccctcctctctctctctctctctctctctctctctctctctctctctctctctctctctctctctctctctctctctctctccccctctctctctctctctctctatctctctcactgacCAAGAAAGACCATACAAAGGGAAAGTAAAGGAGAGTAAAGAAGAGTAGAGCAACGGTTGAGGGAGAGCAAAAACCCTTGTCAATCTGTACCTGTTTATAATTTCAAACCATTTAGGTTTTCTATAATCCACACGGGGAGAAATTGTTCTAATCTGAGCTGGCGTCAGTGTGTGTGCAGATATGCAGAGAGGAACACCAGTGCATCAGCTGCCGTCCAGGCTCTTGTCGTTGGATTCCAGCTGCTGTGGTTTTGGCTGACAGGCAGAGGGTATCGTTGTGGTCTCGCTCCAGGATGGAATTGGAAACAAACCAAACACATGGAGGATTCCAGAGTTGGAACTCTGGACTTAGACACCGCATacgaacatgcacacacacattcatgtgaGAGGGTGGAAAGAAATCGAATGAGTGTTGGACAGATGAGAAGCAGACTGAGAGATAACAAAAGCTCCCGCAACTAAACAACAGGACGGATGAAAACAGGTGTTTGTTGTCCACTGTCTGACTTATAGCTACATACCTTTAGACAGagcagaacaaacacacacacacttacatgcaGTACTTACTTAAAAACAGGGTAATTTGTGACAGAAAGTATAGAACATCTCAGTTGTGCTCTCTTTTTATGTCTTCTACTACCCTCCTTCCTTCTCAGGGGATGATGTGAGCAGCAGCTGTATAGGATTGCctaccctccctcactctctctccctttctccttttctcgctctctctctctctctctctctctctctctctctctctctctctctctctctctctctctctctccctctactctcacAATGTCTtgctcttcctctatctctctctccctctctcttcctctctctcgttcatTGTGTTGAGCAGAGGGGATTGAATTTGGCTCCTGAACTGTTACGTTTTCACGGAGCTCAGAGCGAGTCGCAttcaacagcacacacacactctcacacacacccacccacttgcacacacacacacgtgcacacaggcAGGATTGTCAATCCCCTCTTTGGGATTGCAAGCACAAgtggactggtctggtctggacctCCAAGCCACCCTCAAACACTGAGctaggaggaggaacagggaaaCACTGCTTTAACGAGAGGAGAGGTCGCCTGTGGTGGACAAAGCTGCTTCAAAACTACTTGGAGAATGGAAAAAACAGGAAAAGGAAAAATACAAACTCCTTTACCCTATAGAGAAAAATGCTGAGTAAAGTTTGTGGTTAATTGTTCATGGAATATACCCTGGTATATTGAAACTGCTGCTTTCTCTAAAGGCAATTTCAAAAGACAAAGGTAAGACAAACCTATTACGATGGTTCAGAGGATTTTAGTCCAGAGCATCAGATATTTGAGCTATTTTGCACTGTTCTGAGTAACCGGCATGCTCGTAccaaaacaaaaatgtaaaatcAACAAACACTTTCTGTCTGTTCCCATTATTCATATATCGCATATGTGAGTGATTGAAATGTGTGAACCTTTCAATTATGGAACGTCAGTTAGTATTCATCTGTTTGGGAGACAGGAACCACATACTTTAGATTTTTGGACTTTAGATTTTTCTTTGTTGTTTCTCCCCAAACGTGTTGGTCTGTCTCTGACTACAAGCCCTGCTCTGATCTCTGGTCTGACCCACCATAGAGAACTGTTCTAAAGCCTCAGCTTGGCACTGAGGATGGGGTGTACCATGGCAGCGTGCCCCCTGTCCTGCCTCCTCCTCATCCTATCCTTCATCCTGACGGGGCCCAGCCTGGCCCAGGACCTCACCAGCTCCACCACCGCTGGCCCGGACACTGTCCAAACCCAGACAGACAATCAGACAGCTCCGATGACCCCCACCACGACGGAGCCCGTCACCACGCTAGTAACCACAGAGTTCAGCGGCATGTCGACGCCCAGCGGCGACATCGCGGATGATGAGGATGCCATCCCTACCAAAGGCACCCGTTGCCAAGGTTACTACGATGTGATGGGCCAGTGGGACCCACCTTTCAACTGCAATATGGGTGTTTTCCTGTACTGCTGTGGTACCTGCTTCTACCGCTTCTGCTGCCAGTTCAGAGGGCAGCGGCTCGACCAGAGCATCTGCTCGAACTATGACACACCCATCTGGGCCAACACGGGCAAGCCCATCACCACGGTGACCGAGGGCCATGGAAACCAGGAGAGAGACCGCACCCATATGATTGTCTACATCATCTGTGGAGTAGTGGCCATCATGGTGCTGGTGGGCATCTTCACCAAGCTGGGCCTGGAGAAGAGCAGGGGATCGGCAGGGGCACAGAACGACCTCAGCAACACCAggtgagggagagtgtgtgtgtgtgtgtgtgtgtgtgtgtgtgtgtgtgtgtgtgtgtgtgtgtgtgtgtgtgtgtgtgtgtgtgtgtgtgtgtgtgtgtgtgtgtgtgtgtgtgtgtgtgtgtgtgtgtgtgtgtgtgtgtgtgtgtgtgtgtgtatacatgtggcTGCAACCCTCAACTGAACCAGGAAAATTCCACTACATCATTCTCTTTTGGCAAATtttaaagaaatgtgtgtgttgtgttgtcaggGGAAACAAATAAAGGTTTTCATACCCACTGACAAGACATGATATGATTTGTGTATTTCAACAAAATTTCACAAACTTGTTCAGGATGCTACCTGATCACTTTAGCCAGTATTGTAATTACATTCATGTTGAATATTGAAGGTAACTGCAGGGTGATGTTGTGTTTACCAACAATCTTTAGGGAATATGACCTGCTccagaaagtgagagggagagagagagagcgaggagaagaAAGGCACAAAggaaaagagacaaagagaggaaggagatcaCAATATGGCCAGAGGTACAGTATAGTAATCTATAGATATCAAGCTAAATCTGTTTACAGTACAAGCCAAAGATTCTGCATATACTTAGCAAAACAAAACATTGAGGGGAGGTTTCAAGTATTCTAAACCATGTATGATATCCCCCAatagctacagtatgtacatCACATGACTTCTCATTCAGGCTTCATCTCACTGTACAGCTTTTTAGCCAGCGTCAGTCAGGTTCAATATCTGGTTCAGTGTTGGAGCAGAACCCCTAGGACATCATTACTGAAACACTGCTATGCTACATGGTGTCAACTCTCCCTCCTTTAATCTGTTTTCCTGTTgtctttcctcctcttcatctctctttcttttgtATTACAcctttctctcctccactcttccggCAGCCCTTGGGTTTTTGAGGTAATCAACGGAGGCAGGGCTGCAGGGGAGAAGAGATTTTGCCCCATCagaatctttctctctctctccctttctctccctctctctcgctccctccctccatctctctctctctctctctctctctctctctctctctctctctctctctctctctctctctctctctctctctctctctctctctctctctctctctctctctctctctctctctctctctctctctctctctctctctctctctctctctctctcttctctctctctctctctctctctctctctctctctctctctctctctctctctctctctctctctctctctctctctctctctctctctctctctctctctctctctctctctctctctctctctccctctctctctctctctctctctccccctctctctctctccctctctctctctctctctctctctctctctctctctctctctctctctctctctctcctctctcctctctctctctctctctctctctctctctctctctctctctctctctctctctctctctctctctctctctctctctctctctctctctctctctctctctctctctctctctctctctctctccctctctctctctctctctctctctctctctctctctctctctctctctctctctctctttccctctccctttcaaaTTCCCTTTGTGTTGTTCTTTCCCACCTTTCTCTCCCTTTGTCGTTTTCCCGCTCTCCTCCacttcccctctatctctcccttctcatGACTGTTGACTTATGTTGCCGATTTTACAGTAATGTCTATATTAGCCAATAGTTAATAACTCTGCCATGGTTTCATATAACTCCACCTAGCCAATATTGAGTTATGGAAATCTTCTAATGACCTCAATGATCCCCCTGTCATAAAAACGTgatttaaatac
This genomic window from Oncorhynchus gorbuscha isolate QuinsamMale2020 ecotype Even-year linkage group LG07, OgorEven_v1.0, whole genome shotgun sequence contains:
- the LOC124039300 gene encoding protein shisa-9-like translates to MGCTMAACPLSCLLLILSFILTGPSLAQDLTSSTTAGPDTVQTQTDNQTAPMTPTTTEPVTTLVTTEFSGMSTPSGDIADDEDAIPTKGTRCQGYYDVMGQWDPPFNCNMGVFLYCCGTCFYRFCCQFRGQRLDQSICSNYDTPIWANTGKPITTVTEGHGNQERDRTHMIVYIICGVVAIMVLVGIFTKLGLEKSRGSAGAQNDLSNTREYDLLQKVRGRERERGEERHKGKETKRGRRSQYGQRTLTELLKQPRGEVSSVDSTITNPPIETNYISARMLRSRSEHYHLNNSALYPGMPHPHSNLSGLGLNKYNSLRAVADTASRGYYKSYPLMDFSQYQAAPAFQPISLHPKDKSYLHQDHHQLPTHHNLHAPLSISIPQSHPERSRLSKTTSHPLFSSSALKAWDTSGHYVQRQASQPGHISAHQHAYSTRRLHSVENFPEMFNHPVSYGHPSSYHHTRHKSYSTNSKTEVTV